CGaaagtatttaattttagaaagaaaagcTAAACTAAACGAGAATTTCTTTATGGAGATTTTCCATCTCAACCCCACAAAAATGAGCAAAGAATCATAGGTTTGTGGGAAATGGAAATAAAACTGGGGGAATAGAGAATCTTGTGGGAGATGGAGAATAAAATTGGGGGCAGTGATATTTTACCCTTCGAGTACCCTTAGTTCAAGTATTCACAACTCACatatgtttttgtttgtttgtttttacccaaaaaaaaaaatattttaaatgtcAATTTTGATggatatttttggaaaaattatattaaacaaatttaaattagaaaataaatatttatattagtgATATTTTGGTGAATTTTTCATTTGCTGATTTTTCTATGATATAGTGAAAATATTGATTCATCTCTTATATCGATGTCAAAACTCCAATAAAAGAAGATGAAATGGAAggaaatataaaatttaatactatatatatatgtgtgtgtatgtataccTTAGTTATTATTTTAGTGAATTATCTATTTATATCTATATCTGTAGTATATATGAAAATATGGATGAGGAGAAATTTTCTCTCTCATTTATGCCTCTTGTCATAAGGCTTTTTACTGTTACTTTAACGAGCAATTCAGTCATTTGTCCAATTTTACTCATTCACTTCAGATTAATTCAAttcaaaaattatattaaatgtcacaatttctaaatactaaaccccactaaaaaaaacatttaactCACACACACTCGTAAATAtctttaatataatattttgttcAAACTTTTGATCTTCTTCAAATTTATAATCAATACTTTTTATTTGCTCACTCTATATTACCATAAATATGGATATGTCTAGGTTAGACCTAACTCAAGTAACATTTATCgttttttcttcattctttaTCCAAAATACAAATTTCTTCTCTCTTATCGTCTTGACATGGTTATTTCATGTAGAAGATTTTCTTTTCAGTGGTCAATTGCTCAAACTTAAACTTTGTACATAGGTTGATGATATAGATGTTCAAGAATGAAACAAAGTTGTTGGTTTCTTTCTTAAATGTTCGTTAACGTTGTGGACATAGTTGTAATTATTGTACGTATATAGTAAtgatttttgttgatttttttcttcaactttatTTGTAGATACTTCTAAATTTccttttaaaacttttaattttcaattatttaaaaGTGAGGAGTCGAAAAAATACATGTTTCTAAATATATGTATGTCTTTCTTCATAATATGTTTTTCTATTTCTCTCTCAATCCCAAGTTTCTTTCACTCTCCTATCTTATCCTTCAATTCATCTATCTCACATAATAACATTCTTCTCTCTCAATCTaaccaaatataattataaattgttaatattaaataagatgGTATATAAAAGATTGcttattttttatttgcaaAACTACCGGAACTCTATAGTTTGTTAAACATTAATTCCACCGTAAgctataaattaaaataaaaattgagaaTTAATTTATAGACAATTAAAACATATAGTTAAATAGTTCTACATTCTTATATAAATTTGGTAAATGGAATCTTTAAATAAAAACTAAGTTAAATTCCTTCACATACACTTAAAACAATTTCATAAGTATGTCatagaaatttaaatttttattagttaaataatttttacaaaaaaataaataaaaataaattaatgattaaatattcaaaaaaaaaaaaaaaaaaaaacaccttGTAAACTATCTTTCTTTTCCTACGGTTATGTAAGATTTTTCTTCAACTCTTTTTCATTGACGTAtccctttatttatttttttttctttataattgaTATAACCAACTTTGGCATTTGATTCTTTCAAATTATCTTTTAATAAAACTTTGACATTTGACAAGCACGTGTTGTTCTAGTATATTTCAAAAGCTCACATACtgagaataatttaaatatttaacaatTAAATAGATTATAGTTCTAgcttaacaaacaaaaattgaCTATTCAATTCTCATAGGttaatttccaaataaaaatgTTTCTTACGGTCAAGTTAAGTACCTCAACCTAGACGAAACAATCTTTAAATGGAATTTTCTTTAAACAGAATTGTCTTAGTCAGTTTTACTTCTAATTCATTAATCtcttaattaaaagttaattaattgattaatatCTAAATGAATTGTAAACCTCATTAAAACAATTTGACTAAAAGATAATCTTCAAgatttattctcatatttgaaagataaaataatattattttaaaaaaaaaacttattagcaattatacaaaattttagaactcacaaataaaaggaaaaggggaaaaaaaaaagaaaagaaaagaaacaagagATACATGGATGAAacacaaaatatatatagaaaaaaatagaaaattctaaaaacatgAAATCCGAAATAGCTTCGATCTATAATTAATagaaactaataataataatatttcagAATGAAAGTGCGTCAATTAAAAACATTCATAACTGAATTAGTTTAAAagctaaaatttgaatttaacaaataaacaaaaaaaggcACGATTAACTCCACACCTTAAGTTAACACTCGGATTAATAACTGAAGTGACAACTAAAGCAACAAATAGTAAAAGCAGTAATCAGAATACCGAGAATTGGTGACCCAGTTCAATGATGTAGCATCTACAGTTGGAGGTATCCTTGACCCATAGTAAGAAATCATATATTGCCACATGAAATAATTCATGAGTACATAATGATGGCCTACAGTACTAACATCATTACAAATACTCAATATGTTGTACATAGTTGTACTGATACATAAACCAAACATAAGATCACTATAATTGCCACATTAACACTCCATGTGAATCTGAAGTCACCAGGCATTAATAATGTCAAGTTTCCACATTTGATCATTTATAACCTCTTTGATTGAAAACGTCTTCAACAACAGTTGTAGAGACCTAATGTCATCTAAGATACACTCACCTTAGTCTCCAATTTACCATTGAATGATACCTTTAGTTTCTTCAAATCGTTCTCACTATCTATACCCACCAAAAGCACAATCTGTACAGAATAAAACACCAAAACCCAAATGAGCCAACAGAACACTAAAAATAGACCCAATCCATACCGAACAAATTAGATAATAGCAGAATCTAAACAATCCAATCCAgcaagaataaataaataaaggaaagTGGGACCAACACACTTGACAACAACTTACCACTTGACAACAACTTTCCACTTAGTTGAGAGTAGTTGAGTGAAACTTTACCCAAAACTCTTATATTACATCTATTGTGCTTATGAAGATAAAATCGCAAAAACTCAAGAAGTTTCATGGTAAAAAAGTCAACAACAGGTCCTATTAATTGTGTCTAATTCTTTTTAGAgaacctttctttcttttagaaattaaaaggAATCAGACATGAAGAAAGTAAAAACGTACACAACCACAACAAAGGAAACACAAACAAATACAGAGAATAAAATCATCACACCATCAAGATCATACTTAAAAATAAACAATGGAGAGAATAGAATGACCTATGCATGCCAAATTTTGagaactaaaataataatactaaacatcctttaaaaaatcaaaattaatgcATAATTTACGACTATTCAAGACCATAACATCCAAGATTTACACTACATAGCATTAGAGGGGGAGTTTCAGAATGATCTTGTTGGTAATTGTAACTCAAAAATATTGATCTAATTACCTCAAGAAAACTTTAATGTAATGACAAAATAGGGGCCATTTTTAAAACCATTTTTAAAACGACTGCAAAAATCCTCCCACCtcaatcacaaaaaaaaaaaagaaaagaaaaaagaaaaaaacacaacCTACCAAAAAGAATTCGGCCATGTGAAAGTTTGTGACAATCACTAAGAACAATTTTCTCTTCCAATCCCAATTTAATTACAAGAGTACTCTCTCAAAAAATTTGTATTActcactttttttctttttcttaaactAAGGAATATATAAAGGAAATTTAACTAGAGTTAGTACGAGTGATTCTAATGGATGAGACTTGAAACTAGAGGCATAGGCTCTTTTAATAGACTTGAAGCAGATCCAAAATTCTTTATTTTTGTCCATGTGGTATAAACTTTAGTTGTAATATTTTGCCAAAAACGCAACACAAACAATAGAAAACAACTAAACAAGTGAGATGCACGTTGGATTGCTGCAGTATTCTAACCCTTGTCGACATAAAATATATTGTACTTCGTTGATGGACAGACAAAATTGTGAAGAATGAAGTTTGAAAAAGTAAAAGCGAATACAAAAAATTCTTGATTGATCTGCCTTTTTTtgttccattttcatttttactttttgcAATTGAATTGATATGTAACATCATTCGAGTTGagatatttaaatttttattaccTCCAATGCTAtactaaataaaaattaaaaaagaaagagaaatgctcaaattatttatatatatatatgtgtgtgtgtgtgtggagTAGTAGAAATGGTTTATtactttaatttattatttaaaacatGTAGGTTTACATTTCAGCCTTCTTGAGGAACAATAACTACTCTTcatttaggatttgtttatgGGTATTTTAATAGATCCATTTACATGTAGGTTGGATATTTTATTCGTCAGAATGATTTTGTAGAAATTAGTTTATGGGTTTCTTAATAATTTATGGGAAACGTAAGATTAGAGTCAAATAATTTACCTGTGGATGACAGATTTTTAagaattatttaataaaaaattattagttTATGATCACTAAATTAGGATTTGTTTAATTAGGAGTGATTTCTGACCATTATTTTTTAATCGACTAGAAATGTCACCTTCTAAAATTATTTGGTCTATATATAGATTCTATTAACATAATTTTAGACGTGTATTGGATGTCACATTTTTAAGAatttattttatagaaatttgTTACATAAAAACGTCGTGGCATTTTGAATTTATTAGATCCATATTTTGATCCTATTAAAAATAGGATAAAATCAAtcttaacttttctttttcattattattatcgtAATAAATTGTCTATTTAGTACATATAAAAGTATGGATGGGGAGAAACTTTCTCTTTTATTTATGTCTCTCTCGTTGTAAGGTTATTATTTTTATAGGTAATTCAATCATTTATCCAATTTTATTCATTTACTTCAAATTAATTCAATTCAAAAGTCATATTAAATCCCACTAAAAAGCATTAATCTCACACACTcataacactacaagaaatcgagggGTTCTCGATGCACAAAACGGTGTCAAAAGAAGGAATATTGGGATAGATGGCTATTCCCGACACCATTTTGCCTACGTCGAGACACGgcgaaaatattattttaatattacctTTTTCCAACATTTCATGAAGGGCATCGGAAAATAGGAGGCCATTCCCGATGTTTAGGACTAAGGCATTAGGAATAGTTcatcaattaaattaaatatataacttTTTTCGATGTCCCATGAAGTTAGTTTAGGTTAGATTGGGTTAACatgtttatagttttgtttttttgaagttagtttaagattgaatggtaaattagttttaggatattgtttaattgaatatttgaaaggAATGGTTTATAGAATTAGAGAGGAGGGTTGAGGATGAACTTTTGAGGGGAGAggggttgaattggaattttgaagggtgattgaattaaacttttcaagGGGGTAAGGAGGTTTAATTAAGTGCAGGAAGGGGGTAGGtagtttgaattgaaaatttgatggTTCAGGGATGAAAATTTTAGgatatgaaattgaaaattttacaATAAACTCTAATACCACTTATTAGaataaatactttaaatctatataatatattaacccAAGATCatttatgtcaaattgtcaagaATGAGTTACATACTAGATTCCATTGTCGAGAATAAGTTGCATACCAGATTCCATCTTCGAGTAATCAATAATGGTTGTAAAATGACTATTGTCTTAATAACTATAAAATAGCTATTGTCTTCCTCAACCAAAACCTTGAATGCCTTTAGTGGGATATTCCTCTCGAAGGGACACAAGAAAGACCGAATCTTATTGCTTTGATATGTTGAAGGCATGAGCCTAAGTTTTGTTATATACTAATTCAATCTAGGAATAAGCTTCTTCGGATTgcataattaaataaaataacatattaatTTACCTGCTCATACTTTACGGACCATCTTTCATATATACATAGATAATAAAAGTTTGGAAAGGGCGAGCGAAAGTGAGCATAGCCAATTAGGCATACTCTCGATTAAGACTTTTAATTAAGGTTTTGAAATGACCATATTCTCCTTACACAATTTAAAAAATCCCAGCAATGTCCTCAATGTCTCCAAGTTCCGTGGGATGCATCGTGGAAGCTTTGTTGGAAGTTGGAACCTCCCCTCGtattctcttttttcttcatttagaTGATACAGATTACTTGATTCTATTTCACAATTTCATACTTTCTAATCCCATTTCCGCTTCAATTAAGCGACTTGCAGATCAAAAATGGAGTATAATCTAATTCAGCCATCTGTCGCGGTAATAATCGCATCAATTATCGCTTTCCGAGCTTACCGTAGAAAATCGTTGAACCTCTCTGGAGCTCTTGCCGGATTTATTGTCATGTCAACCCATTTTGCTATCAACTACAGGTTTGTCAATTTTAGACTTGCTTGGTTATGAGAAAGCTGAATCTTGGTAGTTTTATTATCCAATTTGATTGTGAATTCCCAATTCTCTTCAACTGTTATTTGATGTTATCGTGAATTCTTCTTTTTAAGGTATGGTGCTGTGcttcttgtattcttttttaCTTCATCTAAGCTTACTAAGGTTGGGGAAGAGAAGAAACGAGTCGTTGATGCTGATTTTAAGGAAGGTGGTCAAAGAAATTGGTAATTTTACTTCCTTATACTTTAGGATATTCACTTCTTAACTTTTGATTTGTTGTTCAGGTGGAACATAATGAAATTTGTGCTTTAGTTTAGTCTCTGCTCTGATTCTATTCCTTGAATGCTAGAGCTTATAGTTTTAAAACAGCTCATCCAAGGAAGTTGATTGATCTGTTTTGCATATAAGTTTTATACTTGGGGGTCCTGTTATTAGAGCTGCTGATCTGATTTCAACATGGTCGGGTCATTTGAACTTTCCATATGGATCAAATTTTGTACAGTTTTATTCAACTGTAAGTTTCGATCTATGATTCAATTTAATGCTGAATATAGTCTATGGTATCTTCACAAGCTCAAATCTTGATGGATAAATAGGAATTTCTGTTTCTCCTTGTTTGGCAACAAACCATTAGTtcaaaagagtttttttttcttataaaattttttttaactGTGATCAAGTCAAAGATTCGATAGAGAAGTATGTCACTCTTATCATGCATGTTGAAAATCCCACGGTCGAAAAATGAAGACCTCATAATGTTTATAAGATACATTTGCTACTTCTCTTATTGTCAATTGATTTTGAGATAGAAGTTCATGTTTATCTAATAATGCTTACAAGTGACATGGTGATTGTTTGTGATTCGATATGTCAGAAAGACAGAAACTATCCTACCAAAGTTTTTGCAATACCATTGATGCTCTGTTATTGCTCCTTTTCAGGGTTCAAGTTCTATTTAATAGTGGTATTGCTACGGTTTTGGCTGTGATTATTTGGAAAATTACTGGATGGCAAGATAAATGCCTGGACTCTAAAGACTCAGCTCTTGTCACTGCTCTCATTGGGGGCATTCTAGGGCACTACTCCTGCTGCAATGGGGATACATGGTCTTCTGAGCTTGGAATTCTTGGTGATGCAACACCTCGATTAATCACAAACTTCAAGGTGTTCAATCTATGTCGATATTTCTTGATTCTAACATTTTCTGTCTAGTTTCTTAAATCATTTATCTCTTCCTCTTGTATTGTTGTTCTCTGCTGGTTGGATACAGGACCTTTCTGGTCTATTTTAGCCACTGCACATCTCAAGCTTAAGTTATGGGGGAACCATTTTGTTTGAGCTGAAATTTTTCATTCATGTTGAATTTGAAACGGCGAAAAGCCGAGTATCTTCTTTCTGAATGCGAATTTCCTTTGATTTCAAAATATGGTAGTATTTTTTACTAGCCTGTTTATCATCTACCTAAACTCATATCCAATGTACAAATGAACTATGGTTGATTTGGATGTTCTTTCTTTCTGGATGTAGCCTGTTCGAAAGGGTACAAATGGTGCAGTAACAAATGCAGGGCTCCTTGCTGCTACTGCTGCAGGTGCTGTCATAGGACTGACGTTTGTTCTCCTAGGATTTTTCACTGCGAAATGTGATTATAGCACAACGCTGAAACAGCTATTGGTAATTCCTCTAGCAGCCGTGGCTGGACTTTGTGGAAGTGTCATAGACTCTCTTTTGGGAGCAACAGTGCAATTCAGTGGATTCTGCACAGTTCGTAATAAGGTATTCCCATTTCCCTCATCCATGATTCCTACACCCTTTGAATGACTGATTCTGTTTTAGCAAACTGAAAGAACAGAATTACGGTCTTCCAGAgattaaatatatatagatagatagatatgtTGTTGTATTTTAGGGGGTATTTGGCTCAATTGACCCAAGGACTTCGTGGACTCATGACTAGAAAACATTGATTTATCATATTGACTCCTTACATTGTGTGTTCCAAGAGTTCACAACTCTTCGAAATTAACCAACTCATTGCCCCAAACGCCTATTGTCTTAAGTAAATAACTAAAAACCACGAAGTTGCAACTTAGAGGGAGACCAATTAACCTGCTAACCAATTAACTACTGAAATAAGGAGTATTCAATCAATCACAATGCATTTGATAATATGGTTATTTGACACTCAAGAGAGGAGTTTTCTTTGTGCAGGTTGTAGGAAAACCAGGACCAACAGTAAAAAGGATATCAGGTCTCAACATTCTTGATAACAATGCTGTGAACCTTGTGTCAGTATTATTAACCACAATGCTTACTTCGCTTGCCTGCATCTACATTTTTTGAACGATATCTTCCATTGCGAGATAATGCTTTAGGCATGTTATACAGTTTtctttatcaaataaagttatGGGAATAAGCAAGATAATCATTCTTTAATGCAAGAAACTTGGATTTGCTTAGGTTATTGTGTGTTCCTCTGTTTCTGGCTCCTGTTCTTGGTAGTGAGTTTGATTGGCATCATGAGAATATAAATTCACAAGCTTTTGGATTGATTAGTTTTTAGTAACCAAGCACCCTTGCTTTGCGCGTCTCATGTAAATGCTGGTTTTGATCCACTCAAGATTTGGATTCTCAACATTTCAAGCTTAGCTTAGTAGTGGATAAAAAGCCAAGTATCATCTTGAAGATCGATGGTTCGAGATTGACGAGAATCGAAATCTTGAGTAGAGTGAGTAAGTTCGATCTTCTACCTTCGCAATTACTGaactgaaaaagaaaatatctcCACAAGATTTGGCTTGTAGGTAACAGATGTAGACTGGTGAGTTAGTTATTTGGCGTGTCATTAATTGGTTTGACCCAGTATATCATAAGCCATTTTCATAGCTTTTTCTGTCTTCATTTTCATAGCTAGTTGGAGTTGATGCAATTTTGACAATTACTATCTTATCCATTGTAATATTTAAGtgattacaaaaaaaaaaaaaaaaaaaaaaaaaaaaatttaaaatattggattAAGGGAAATATATTTGGGTTGTATTTTTCCATGTCTctataaaaggaaaaaacttGTTCTGACGaacaatttataaaaaaaagatagcTATACTCCAGATATCAATAAAAGCAAAACAAATTAagtattgttttttctttttccacatATCAATAAGACATCAATTTGAATTTGATAACTCAAAGAAAACTGAGGGGAAGATGTTCAAAGTTAGGACTTATAAACAAGTGATTAATATTTGAGCACTTTAAGCCATGTTAACAACTGTACAACAACAATAAACAACAACAAACTGTAGTTATGTAAatattactttttttattatacaaaattaacaaaagcCTAATCACATCAAAATGCATATTCATTCAATACTTGGaacaaattcaaaaagaaaagcTGCCCACATCCAAAACCTCTCTCTCCCTTCCTCCTTTTCTTTATGGTGTTCTTGAAGCTGCACATAATTAAGTGAACAACAAactcataaattaattaacagATTCCACTTGGCTACATATCTTTAATTAAAAGAATCTCAACCCCTAAAATAGAATATACTTAATTAAACTTACCGGTGCCAATGGCATCTGAACCTTTCATCAAACGAATACGTTTGCAAGACTCAATGAATAATCTGCACATTTTGAAAAGTTGATAATTAATTAGAAGGGAAATTAATTGATAATAATTAGTTAAATAAGATGAAATTGAAAGTTgtggtaaaaacaataataataataataataataatgatgaaaTATTATCATCAAACTTACTTCCATGGGACATCTCCAACTAACATCCAATCTCCATCTTTATCTTCATAAGTCGGTAAGTATTCATCTGCTCTTTTCACTGGGTTCAAATTGTTTCCTTCTTCTAAGTAATCACCTATGATAATTTATCACATGtgttaaattataatttaaattcaaaatgcATTTTTACACGTGGACTGttacgaatagaaaaaaaatttgaaactatttaaaaaatagaaaaaaaaaattaaatggaattttattatattttattaatagtttcaatatttgcTTATTTTTTAGAATGGTCGTTGTtgatcaaattaatttaactgcAATGGAATTATATGTTTATTGGGAGTACTCACAAGAAATAGGGAAGGAGGTAAACAAATGGTGAAAAGCGTCGAATAGCTGTTGGTAGCCATTGAAGATCTGAAGGTCAAGCTTACGCAGATATGGCGCACCATCGGCCCCAACTTTAACATACTTAGTAGCACTTGTACTGTTCATTTCTATTGTCTTTTTTCTGTATGATCTCACCGGCGGCCAACCCATGACTGCCCGCTTTTCCCCtataatatacaaaatatattccatatatattaacaacaaaaaatacattaaaattttaattccCATACTCAATCAGTATACATATTAATGAAACGTACCATTTCCAGAAGAGCCATGCTGTGGCTCATCATCAAGACTGATGTCACGCGGTTTGCTTGTCGAGCTCCCGACACAGCCGGCATCAACAGTATCGTGGAAACAACGTTTTGCGTTGGATTTATGATGAGTTGTTGGCCGGAACTCGGCTCCGGGAAGTCCCAATGTGAGCTCAGTTTCATCGAAATTGATTTGAGTAAAATCAGATTCGGGCGAATCCGGAACTGTCTCCGACGAGGACATAACTAACTAATAATGGGAATGAACTCAAAATAGATTCTTATGTTCTTCTCTGTTGCAGAAATTTCTTAAATTTGTAATGAACTATAATTGTTTGGTTTGTGGTTTACAgttcatatattatatatatatatatatatatatatatatatatagagagagagagagagagagagagagagagagagaagttaGAAGAAAAGATATAAAGTTAGAAATAGAAGTAATGGAGTATGGAGGTGAGATGATTATTGTATTTGGAAAAAAGGGACAAATAGTAAGAGGACACGTGGGGTAGGGTTGTTTAATAAAtccataattaaaattaaataaggcCACACGTACCGAAGTTTTGTTTGAGGGAAGAAACATGGAATTGAAATTAAGGTGTGGGTCTTGTCTTTGTCGGTACATTCAATCTCAatgcttttttcgtttttttaaattttctttttcctttttacttTCATTTTAACACCCAATATTATATAATTCAAATCCTTCTACCTTCAATATTATTTCTTAAAtgagaaaaatgttttttatatatatatatatatatatatatatatatatataacaatctAG
The sequence above is drawn from the Cucumis melo cultivar AY chromosome 2, USDA_Cmelo_AY_1.0, whole genome shotgun sequence genome and encodes:
- the LOC103501530 gene encoding protein PGR isoform X1; protein product: MTIFSLHNLKNPSNVLNVSKFRGMHRGSFVGSWNLPSSKMEYNLIQPSVAVIIASIIAFRAYRRKSLNLSGALAGFIVMSTHFAINYRYGAVLLVFFFTSSKLTKVGEEKKRVVDADFKEGGQRNWVQVLFNSGIATVLAVIIWKITGWQDKCLDSKDSALVTALIGGILGHYSCCNGDTWSSELGILGDATPRLITNFKPVRKGTNGAVTNAGLLAATAAGAVIGLTFVLLGFFTAKCDYSTTLKQLLVIPLAAVAGLCGSVIDSLLGATVQFSGFCTVRNKVVGKPGPTVKRISGLNILDNNAVNLVSVLLTTMLTSLACIYIF
- the LOC103501530 gene encoding protein PGR isoform X2: MEYNLIQPSVAVIIASIIAFRAYRRKSLNLSGALAGFIVMSTHFAINYRYGAVLLVFFFTSSKLTKVGEEKKRVVDADFKEGGQRNWVQVLFNSGIATVLAVIIWKITGWQDKCLDSKDSALVTALIGGILGHYSCCNGDTWSSELGILGDATPRLITNFKPVRKGTNGAVTNAGLLAATAAGAVIGLTFVLLGFFTAKCDYSTTLKQLLVIPLAAVAGLCGSVIDSLLGATVQFSGFCTVRNKVVGKPGPTVKRISGLNILDNNAVNLVSVLLTTMLTSLACIYIF
- the LOC103501531 gene encoding auxin-responsive protein IAA16-like; translation: MSSSETVPDSPESDFTQINFDETELTLGLPGAEFRPTTHHKSNAKRCFHDTVDAGCVGSSTSKPRDISLDDEPQHGSSGNGEKRAVMGWPPVRSYRKKTIEMNSTSATKYVKVGADGAPYLRKLDLQIFNGYQQLFDAFHHLFTSFPISCDYLEEGNNLNPVKRADEYLPTYEDKDGDWMLVGDVPWKLFIESCKRIRLMKGSDAIGTASRTP